Sequence from the Polypterus senegalus isolate Bchr_013 chromosome 3, ASM1683550v1, whole genome shotgun sequence genome:
aaaTGATGCAGTGATACAAAAATTATTGTTGAATTAATTTCAGGAAAGTATTTTTTGAGCTTGTCctgtataaaatacagtatatagcattctGGCATTTACCACCATATTACACAGACAACTGTGTTACTATGGCTTTATTCCAGTGACTCTAAACTTTATTAACAAAGTtcaataatgaatggatggatggaaaagtttTCATACTATCATATCCCCtatcatttataaattgaatatatgCCATGTTGAACTGAAACAGTTCTATcctcacattttctttaaaaaatgtttttattagatATATAAAATGGCTGCAGATAAAGTTCAAAGAATATGTGACTGATATATTATTCACATGTGTGTATAGCTGGATAAAACCCCTGTAACTTCTTAATCGCTCTCCACATTTTGAGGAATGCACTACTACTGCAATTAATCTGACATCTCAAGTTTAGTGATCGGCGCTTTGATTTCCAGCCCACCCAAGAGAAAGGGGTAGGGGGTTGGTTTTTTGGTTGGGGGATAGTGTAAAAGCAAAGGAATTGGCCATTTTAATAGCATCAAGCAGTTTCTATATCTTGGAACTGAAGtcatatttaacttttattttaactgACTTTGACACAACTTGTATAGTGTACAATGTTAGGCTCAGCCACTATTTACAGAGTTCTTGTTGCATTAAACTTTTAGAGAAATTGAATATAATGTTTCTGCGCTGATGGGCGGACTTCTGAATCAAAATAGGCAGTAGAAAGTGTAATAGTGCATAGTAGAATTTTCATCCTTCTTGCCAACTGTGGCTGTCCCACACAACCCTGGAGCTCATATGAATTGTTTCTGAagtataaatacaatatatgaaCATAGGACAACATGTGCATAgatgtgtttctgtgtgtgtacCTGCTTCTATTTTGAAGTCAAGTGTAAAGAGGTTGTGTTGTTCTtcctcaaataaacattttttactaTTGTTAATTACAGGGTTAATGACTACCCCCTGTATAGAAGACTCACACACTACTTTCATGCTTGTCAGCACGGCCCCAAAAACATTAATTCACCTCTCACAACTATCACAATGATTCATTTTTAGAATAACACTTGAGGGTCTGAAACAACAGGACTGTGCTTCCACGTTTTAGAGAAACGTTACCCCATTAATTACTGTAGCTGGGATTGAATACAACTACTTCAGATTTTTACACAGTCCGTGAAATATGACCTATGAAGAAGCATACATGTATTGTCTATACCAGTGTTGTTGTTTTACTAATATGGCACATCTTAAAAAACAACAagagccttgagcatgggaaaggcgctatataaataaaatgtattattatttattattattaacgacAATCCGTATAGCTTCAAGTGTTTACGGATAGAACTATCTGTGGTGACCCATTCCAAGCACGCTCGTATTCCCCTTAAAGACTAGATTGCGCTTCCTgttaacattacttttttttttcaaaggcgAACATTTCTTCAAACTAAACACTTTTGCTGAATCGACTTCTTAAATATATGTGCAAGGCTACATCTCTGCATCTATTACTGGAAATGGAAATAAACCTATCAACTTTTTTACACGAAACAAAACATGGCGTATTTACACGTTTGAGAATtatccttttttttcttaattcggTTTGCGAAAATGTGTATACTAAGTGGTTAAAGAAACGCTCGAGAGGTACGTCTTGCTTTCGGTTTTATTTGTGTGCGTGTAGCGTGTTGGGGCAGCTTGCACTGTGAAACTCGCAAAATGACACaacgattgattgattgaatgattgaCGAGGTCATCGGATCAATACAGACTTCTAAATTCATCGAATTACAGTTGTATATGTTATAAACCTAGTGATCAACTTAATCTTGAATGACCTTAGGTCTTTTTTTAAGTAAAGCAAGGcagttgtttgtattttttgtttacgGGTGTTATTACTCATTTATGGTAACGGTCGTTgtttacagtaattattttataaaaaaaatgttagcaaacaaaaatgtatttgttacagTAAGTTCGTTATATTGCATTCTGCAAACTATGTCATTATGGCAGAGATAAAAGACAATCTATCCATAATTTCTTCATATTAGATATTTGTCAAATTCGCTTTGGCCAAATGAGACCTCCTTTAGTTTGTATTCTCTGATGCGCTAACGAGATGCTGAGTCGATGACTCGAAGATGCTTATATAGGAGCAACACAATTATCTCGGGTAATAAAGCTCCGTTGTGAGAGATAGCAATCATCGCGCTCGCATTAAATCCTTTCAGCCGAGCATTTACATCCCCTTATAATTCGGGATGTTTTGGCTTGGCAGTGAGTAGGTTAGTGGGGCAGCAATGGGAAATGACAGAAACAAAATATTAGTTTTGGGCTGCCTAGTATCTGTTACATGAGAATTTCCGAAGGCGCCAGCAGGTATTTGAGAAGACTTGTGGTGCTGTCCCCCCGGGAGAAGGCTTGGGGTTCCCCCCCACTTAGCTTAATCAGGGGCTTAAGTGGGCCGTCTAAAAAGTACCAAATTTGTTAATTAAACATCCCATTCTGCTTCACATCCTAGTCTGGGAAAGCGTCAAAAACTGATTAAGTATCACAGGTGCTTGCAAGTAATGGAGCTGTGTGCGCCCCCGGTTTAATGGCTTTGCGTCCTATTGCTATTGTTTCATACTCCAATGACGCCAGCTTTAGCCTATTACGAAACAATCCCATTGAAGGCCAAAGCATTAAACACAAATCTAAAACACGATCACGTCATTGAATCAATTCATCAGTGTTCTCTTCTGTGCCTTTTATTAATGAACATCTCAGATGCTTTAAGGAGCacaatttaactttttatttgacAGTGAATATTGTCATGCCCTATAGATTATTTCAATTggcaaaacataataaatatataaaataaacgaCTTTTCAATTGCATTTCAATTTtcataaaattgttatttttttttttgggtaattATGAATGTATTAAATGTTCGTACGCAAGAGACACCCCGCATACATGTTATTATATATTTCTGTATTACTAATCATTAACATTTTCCTATCAATTAACACTTTTTCGAAATTTTGCGACTGTAATGACCTATTATAAACTACACATATAGCATATTACATCGAACAATCTCTTTAATATCGTAATAGTAAACCGAACAATCACTATAAGAAGCGTCTTAAAATTCGTTGAAAGATATCTTGTcttcatcatttttgtttttttgtatccaCTTTAATTTTTATCTTTGAAGGTAATATTTGAGCTGTTCACCCACCATTTGATTTAATGAAGTCCGTTTTTCCAGTGATAAGGTAAGTTGGTACCCTATATAAAGGAAGCAATGGCAGATTAGGAGCCAGTCTGTTGTGGGTCAGACACACGCACACTGGGCCATTAACCTTATTCCCATTTTTGGCATGTGGTTAAAAATTTACACACATCAACTCAGGAAAACATGCAAGCATGAAAAACTTTAGATAAGGTTGTAATATATGTGTTACTACAACCACAGGTGTTTGTTTCTTATGGGTATCAGCTAAATGAGTGGAATTATTTTATATTCAGATTATGCACATCaacaaaacaaatgctttttaGTGTATTCTATATTATTTCACATGAAATTTAAACCTATAAACCTAGAAGATTTGATGTGTTTTGATCATATTCGTATTTTTAATAACGTTATTATAATAAAGATCAAAAGAAGCAGGTAATAGATAGTCTTTAAAGAACTCACACATGAGGGGTTCAAGTACCTGCTTCCGTAAatatatctaaaataaaaaaataaaaagagtgttTAATTCTCGGCACATATTTCTGCAAATAGTAAGCACTAATTTATGTTTACAGTACTGTGCAGAGAAAAATGCATCTGCCATTCTATAGTCAATTATGAAAAGATTACCTCAAACCAGCAAAATAACTGATTTGGAAATATTGGCCAGTATGTGCGTATTCTACACTAGCAACACATAGGGATATGATAAACAATACAGATAAGGTTTTGATAAGAttgtaaaaatgaatgttttcgaTTCTCCCGCGAAATCCTTCTGAAATGATTCCATTCCTCCCAAAGTAGTGTCTCTGACATTTGACCTGCGATTGTTCCTTAAGTAAAAGAACGGCGGTGCAGGCTCAGCGAGCATCATCAGTCTTTCTCATAGTCACTATAAGCCGATAACATGCAATCTGTCTCTGAAATCTGAATGTAGGAAAACAATCAGAATATCTACCCATTCATCAAAAGATAGTGCTGTTTTTCTTCGATACCATTTTTTTTAGCGAAGGGCAGCGTTGTTATATTGTGGAGTAAATTAATAGTATTTGAGTTTGAATGAGCGTGAATGCCCGTGCATTTGTGGTGTGTGCCGAGACAGGACACGTCCATAACTTtaagtgtaaagaaaaaaaaaagtgtagcaTATGTTTGCTTCTTTTCTTGGCGCGGTCTTTAAAcactttgtaaaatgtttaagaaatgcTAAGTTTTCTAAGACCAGACACTGATTCAGAATTTCAAACCAGATTCACTAACGATTGTAAAACGAATTGCTATAACTAAAATCATACGGActatgaaaaaagtaaatatacgCATAATCATAGGCTCATAAAATGTGAtgttatatttgtgtttatttaatggtgTCAGAGTTCTTGTTGATTCTGttcctgcaagaattaaaagctGAACAACGAAGATTTTGCCGCAGCAGATCCTAAATCTGCCAAAATTATCTGACCTGTTGGTAGGATTATTTCTTCTGCTAAACCGTGACACTTTATAGAATTTTTAGTAAAATCTTCCCTTGATAGACTGTGACTTTaacaaaagacttaaaaaaatacgatatataaataattttgcatATACATTACATACATAATTATACGGAAAATAGCATTTTAAAACTCGATTCATTCAGGGTCGTGGCGTCTATCCTAGCAGCATCGGACGTAAGAAGGAAACACCTCAGAGAGGATATCACATCGACCATGGAAGATCACGACCACTAAGAACTGGCCAATATGGCACCACCAAGAAATCTAAAACACGCCTAGCAGAAAAAAACAGAGTTGTCGGAAACACTGGCAGAATAACACGTGTTGCACAATAACAGTGACCTGGCCAGGATTTCCAATTCAGAGCACTAGTTTTGAGGGGGCACTAATCACTATGCCACCCATCTTCACACATTAAGGTTTTAGAAATGTGAATATGTATAAAGCGGCCAGTTAAAAAATAGCtaaatcttttcttttaaaataataaaacgcTAAGTTAGAAAAAAATGGGGAACAAGACAATTCAGGAGAACTTTTCCGTGTGTTTGCCTACAATGATTTATAAACATGTATGATTACACTTGAACATGCTGTTCCTTTCTCGCCACATAATCAGGTGGAATGGCCCTAACAGACGTATACGGTGCCCACCCGCTGTTTGTCTGTTTAACATAAAATCACAGCATTTGAGACAAGGAAAATTGACTTCAATccaacatgtgtgtgtgtgtgtgtgtgtgtgtgtgtgtgtgtgtttgtgtgagtctGTGTGGATGGCATGTTTTGTGGATagatttgtgtgtgtttatttttcttttgacaaaGCAAACGACATATATGTTAAAGTCACTCAGTCACAACAttcaattttgtttcatttagcACTTCTTcagataaataaattaactgCGATTACGCTGCACgactttttatttctgtatggcCACAAACGAAGGCATGCAGATTCCACAGCAACCACAACCCACACTGGCACTGCATGAACGAGTCACTAGGATTGTCCATTTATACCTCAGTGTACCTCTCCAGCGTCTCCAGACGGAGTTCTAATtcgtttcatttattttaatgcagCCTAAAGCTGGGAGGTCCGTGGGTGGGGCACGCCGTCAGAAgagcaagaaaaaaagaagagcatGCGCGTTACTGCTTTCTTTAATTGTACATTCTTTTTAGAAGTAAACATTTTTGTAACAGTTTGATATTTCGCAACGATTTTATAGTGAAATCTGACACTTTTGCTACAGGGACagttcattagtttttttttttaacccaaagaACTTTTTGGATTGAATAGTTGTTAAAGAAAATGCAGCACGtgaatattaaatgtaaatattaaatgtaaaaataacacgTATGATGCTATTTGTATATATTACCTTCATAAACAGTACACAGGCTGCAACGTTTTGCCTATTTAAGACATTTTTATATGCTAATATTTTTCTTCGTGTTGTTTTAAGCAAACACTATGAAGGACTTCATACAGAATTTATCAGTAACCCGTTTGAGGTAATGCGCTGATTTCAGACAGAACCGAAATGACGATTTGAGCGTGTATTGATGGGACAAAGCAGATGAGATCTGATTAAAcattaaagaatgaaaaaactTTCCGGCACCTGCAAATTTTCCTTAACTGTTCGAATGTTTACGTCGCAATTGAttcagtttaaaaagtatttaaatatcGGCATTAAATTGTATACATCGCTATTATATTTACTAAGAGCTCTGAGCATGGTAAACGCAatttaaatacaatgtattattattattattattattattattattattattattattgttgttgttaagtaTGTTCAGAAAAAGCAAGATAGTTAAGGTGCATACTGGTCTAAATATTACTGCCTTAACGGGAAAGACTAATAGATTTTTAAAAGTACTAATTCCAAAACAAAGGCTGAATTGAATTTTATACCGCTAATTATAAGAATTGAAGGAATTCGTCCCAGTGCGGAGTTGGCGCTTCTTCCTGTGTGCACGCAGGCTTTTTCACGTGCTCCGacggtttcctctcacattccagaCATCTATAAATTAAGTAAATTGATATAAACTCGAGTGGGCTGTGCTATTAATCCAGAGCTGGGTTCTACCACCACCatccacgatagatagatagatagatagatagatagatagatagatagatagatagatagatagatactttattaatccccaaggggaaattcacatactccagcagcagcatactgataaaaacaatattaattaaagagcaataaaaaagcagtgcaaattaaaaaatgcaaggtggagagtgcgaggcaggtataacaggcAATATCATTGCATAATGTTAACGGTTACCCAGACTCCCCCGGGTAAAAATTAGTTAGGAAAATCAAGTTCGGAAGTACTGTAGATGGAGTGATTTAAATAACTTGTTTACTTATAATGTGAAATGCAAATTAAGATTCTGCTCAAAATTTTAGATTATTATCCAacttgattgatagatagatagatagatagatagatagatagatagatagatagatagatagatcatactCTCatcctctctctcactctctcgccTTTTCACAAATTACATTATAATAATGCTGCCaaagactgcatttttaactaaTATCGGtgttctgcattaagtgcacaaattaatgtttttaaagattattttccTCACTAGCCAGCATTTTAACAAATTTCATGTATATGTTTTAACGATCTTTCAATCTAATTATCCCACAACTGCCATATTTTAAGTCTCAAAAACacactaaataaatatatgttgaaCAGGGCATTTATGTAATGAGGCACCATCGTTTCAATCgcaatatatttatatctaaaaCAATGTTAATCGTTTTTATTACTAGTGTTATTATCATTGCTTCAAAgtgtaattttaattataatcGGAGTGTAGATTTTAAATCAATAGATTTTCATAATAACTCAAACCGAAGTATTTGAGCACAAATGTTTCAGACCGTTCCAAATTAAGATCCTATAGCTTTTTATAGCTTTTTGTGCATGCGTTAACGTTATTATATGCACTACACTCCCGAGCATCAAATAGTCAAATAAAAGGACCTCATTTGTTTGTGTTCACTGGTAGACTGGCGTCACAGTCAAAGTGTGGCTTCTTGTGCCCATTACTACCAGCACACTGTACAAAACAGTTGGGCTGTCAACTACATGGCTGCTTTTATAAGGGTCTCTCACctgcataatttaaaaactaagaAATTAGCTAAAacgaaaatcatttttttcagctGCTGGCTTCAAGCTCGTCATTGATTTTTCACAAGTAGATTATTTACTATTTACTGAATTTTAGCATATGGTGTagttttctttgtgatttttttgcctTTGATAATTGATGAAATAGAAGCAAGAAAACCTGTACTCAATCAATGAATCAattagtttgtatttttaaaatgcatttaccaCGATCACCAAATGAAAAGACGATttcaaaaatacaagaaattaatACAAATACAAGTTTTATCAAGGACGCATCTGTTCTCATTGCATAATCAGAGAGTGTAAACAGGCTGACTACCACATCATTCCATGCCACCACATCATCCTCAAGCCCTTTTGACCCCctgaatttaactcattgtcgcGGAGTGCCGCAGCCCACCCTGGCAGACTGAATACTGCAAGCCTGAATTTAATAAACAGGAAGTTCACGTGGGTAGCTCGAGCTGTCAGATGCTGAACTTATACTGAAGGTTACATTGATGTAATAAAACTTTTTCAGTAtcctttcagaaaaaaatgtaatatagcgTTAACTGAATTTATGGAATGTACagtactgcaggttttcatttaaattaacgTGTTTATAGTTTAAGAGTTTGTGTTCgatattagaaaaatgtttaatagGCTAAATGATTGCTACAATTCCAATTTGATCCATTATTTGACCTAATAAGTAGATGCTTTAAGATACAACCtaaataaggcaaaataaagagagCAATTTATACTTCATCTAAAATCATGTTTTGAGTCCGATATAGCTACGCGTTAAACTCAAGAATATTTCGACAATCACTTCATTCATTTACGGTACTAAAGCCTATCTCGGCatcagaaggtgaaaacaaaattTGGACAGGTCACCATTCCATTACACCGCCCACACTAACTCAAACAGGGCCACTATCGTGTCGTCAATTACATAAACAACCAGATGTTGGGGTAAAACTCCTTAGGTCACTCAGAGAAGGTGAAAACTCTAAACACAGAGTGACCTCTTTCAGATTCTCATGGCGCACTGAGGCAGTATCGCTaattactgcgccaccgtgcacaCATATCCAAACCACTTCACAAGAACCACTCGTTCGACTGCATTGTGCGTTTAATCCACCATAATGTGAAGATGTGTTGATGAAATTACCAATATTATCTTAATACCTTCCCTTCACCATTTTATGTGTCCAGGTTGTCTAAAGGGGGAGACTGAACTCGCTATTAATTCTTCCTGCCATGTATTTTTGCACCATAAAAGTGAGCCTGCATTTTCTTAATCTTGCTTACACCAGCCTAGTGTCAGTGCCTTAAATGAACCCCCCACCCCTAACCCCCCTCCCAACTCCTAGGTCAACGCCCACTTCATTCGGCTAGATAAATTGTGTCTCCAAACTTTATTCCAGATGCCTCAAGTAAAAGGCGGCCGATGAGCTGTCCTGTATGTAGGGCTCTGGGTCCCCATTCAGCGAAAACTGGTTGTCCGGAGAAAGGAAAATATGTCAACGGGTTCCGTTAGTGACATCGACGATCTTCACGAAGCAGAGCTGCTGGATTGTGACGTCTTGAAGTTGGAATGCGGCAAAGATACCGGGACTTCCAACGAAAGCACAGAAGAGAGTTCCAATTGTGAGGGTGGCACGCAGAAAAAGAACAGAGGAACGTCGGGAAAGAAGCGTAAAAACAGCCCGAGGAAAGGCACGCTGGGCGCAGTGGCACACGAAGGCAAGCAGGTCCAAAGAAATGCCGCGAATGCAAGGGAAAGGGCGAGGATGCGAGTTTTGAGTAAAGCGTTTTCCAGACTTAAGACCACTTTGCCCTGGGTGCCCCCGGACACTAAACTTTCCAAACTGGACACACTGAGACTGGCATCGAGCTATATAGCTCATTTGCGACAAATACTTGCCAATGACAAGTATGACAATGGCTACATTCACCCAGTCAATCTGGTGAGTGGTGATGAGTTTCTCTTGGAGATCTCGGTTCTTCATATGGCACCATAGGCAGTAAGGCCTTTTTGGAGAAAACTTTGGGCGGGGTGACAAAAAGGAAGGGTGGCGAGGGAGGCTGAGGCTGGCAGACAATGATTTTGTCATAACTGAAAGTCATCGCTGCCTCTCTACAAACGCACAATTGTAACCTTTTCATtgtcttttatattattattagagaCATCCTTATGGAGAATACTCGTGGCTTTCGATTGACAGTGAcggtatttttcatttaaactggcCAAACGTGTAACTTAACTTCCATTGAAAACTGATGCATGGTTTTAGTTAGACACGAAAcaaatatttagttttatttacgCTTTATGTGAAGTGTTTTCGGCAATTATCTGTAAAGTACTTCTTATACTACGGTTAATTATTTACAACTTCAATCCTATTTGCAGTGCAACAAGTGCAGCTCAAAGGTGGAAAGTGAACAGGAATAATAACGACAAACATAATCTGCTCAAAAATATTGAACATTTAATGCTGTTATTAAACTGATGCAACTGTAAAATTAATTGCCATTTCCAAATAGCTCTTAAATATAGATGTTTCACATTTAGCTTTGTTTCAGGATTTACTTACTTTGTGGGAAcgctcaaaatgttttaaattgtatTCTGCCGGGCTGAATATGACTGACACCATCACTGTCAGATTCCTTCCATTTAGGTTAGAACTGCAATAGGCATCGATCACTGCACAGAGGCACCTTGATCGTCAACTCTGTTGAGATTACACCGAACGTAATGACAAGTACACACATGAACGTTGATTTAACCCAGCCTGGACTAGTTTAGTGCCGGCGAACTCGAAATAAATTTGATACATGCATCTAATAGGAAGGGCACGTACAGACACA
This genomic interval carries:
- the tcf21 gene encoding transcription factor 21, with protein sequence MSTGSVSDIDDLHEAELLDCDVLKLECGKDTGTSNESTEESSNCEGGTQKKNRGTSGKKRKNSPRKGTLGAVAHEGKQVQRNAANARERARMRVLSKAFSRLKTTLPWVPPDTKLSKLDTLRLASSYIAHLRQILANDKYDNGYIHPVNLTWPFMVAGKPETELKEVMTTARLCGTTAS